From the Nyctibius grandis isolate bNycGra1 unplaced genomic scaffold, bNycGra1.pri scaffold_138_arrow_ctg1, whole genome shotgun sequence genome, one window contains:
- the DMAC2 gene encoding distal membrane-arm assembly complex protein 2 produces the protein MAALRAVMGCRGVPPLRPPPGQSRGAAGGLLERLGRWFYEVEAAAEWGERLRRHRLRSRNELCPSLRDAHGPDVAAAVFTLSCGGGVRFGGQQHWLRPEGRWRPEVLRHRHLPVVALDLAGCPVTYRGLDNLVPLTHLQHLDLSACPHLDDWALSRLHVFGATLRELSLARCPHVTERGLATLHHLQELRRLDVTGLRVSSPGLVRILLEEMLPRCHILGLALGDTGGTPEGGQTPPLTPPDPPSPGH, from the exons ATGGCGGCGCTAAGGGCG GTTATGGGGTGCCGGGGGGTGCCCCCCCTGCGCCCCCCcccggggcagagccggggggctgcgggggggctgCTGGAGCGCCTGGGCCGGTGGTTCTACGAGGTGGAGGCGGCGGCGGAGTGGGGGGAGCGGCTGCGGCGGCACCGGCTGCGGAGCAGGAACGa gctcTGCCCCTCCCTCCGCGACGCCCACGGGCCCGACGTGGCGGCCGCCGTGTTCACCCTCTCctgcggggggggggtcag atTTGGGGGGCAGCAGCACTGGCTCCGCCCCGAGGGCCGCTGGCGCCCCGAGGTGCTGCGGCACCGGCACCTCCCCGTGGTGGCCCTGGACCTCGCTGGGTGCCCCGTCACCTACCGCGGCCTCGACAACCTGG tccccctcaCCCACCTCCAGCACCTCGACCTCTCCGCCTGCCCCCACCTCGACGACTGGGCCCTGAGCCGCCTCCACGTCTTCGGGGCCACCCTCCGCGAGCTCTCGCTGGCCCGATGTCCCCACGTCACCGAGAGGGGCTTGGCCAccctccaccacctcca GGAGCTGCGGCGCCTCGACGTCACCGGCCTCCGCGTGTCCAGCCCGGGGCTGGTCCGGATCCTGCTCGAGGAGATGTTGCCCCGTTGCCACATCCTGGGTCTGGCCCttggggacaccggggggacACCGGAGGGGGGACAGACCCCCCCCTTGaccccccctgaccccccctccccagggcattAA